Proteins from a genomic interval of Deltaproteobacteria bacterium:
- a CDS encoding 50S ribosomal protein L9 has protein sequence MQVILRDDVPNLGKIGEVVRVKPGYARNFLFPRGLAVEASPKNLRVLEHHKRVIGAKADREHKSAEATASRLSGLKLVVRARAGEEGRLFGSVTNMDVERLLADKGFHVERRRILLEEPIKHLGTFPITVQLGRSVRASVELTVEPE, from the coding sequence GTGCAAGTGATCCTGCGCGATGACGTGCCCAACCTGGGCAAGATCGGCGAGGTGGTGCGCGTGAAGCCGGGCTACGCCCGCAACTTCCTCTTCCCGCGCGGCCTCGCCGTGGAGGCGAGCCCGAAAAACCTGCGCGTGCTCGAGCACCACAAGCGCGTGATCGGGGCCAAGGCCGACCGCGAGCACAAGAGCGCGGAGGCAACCGCGAGCCGGCTCTCGGGGCTGAAGCTCGTGGTGCGGGCACGGGCGGGCGAGGAGGGTCGCCTCTTCGGCTCGGTCACCAACATGGACGTCGAGCGCCTGCTCGCCGACAAGGGCTTCCACGTCGAGCGCCGCCGCATCCTGCTCGAGGAGCCGATCAAGCACCTCGGCACCTTCCCGATCACGGTGCAGCTCGGGCGCAGCGTGCGCGCGAGCGTCGAGCTCACGGTCGAGCCGGAGTGA
- a CDS encoding 50S ribosomal protein L25, with protein sequence MEMVEVAIERRQGQGKGAARKLRRAGVIPAVFYGPRRTTVSIAVRTEEFERKLSHLEGSHLIRLVNDGGKDAELHDKAVLLREIQRHPVTGEVLHADFFEVDLTERLTVSVPLRFVGKAAGVVEGGILQPIVREVEVECLPTEIPEFIEVDVSHLTIHQAVHLSELKLPEGVTAMGEPTQPVVSVLPPTVEEAKPAAEAAEAVPAEGAPAEGAAAAPAAEAAPAESKGGEAKGSEGRGRKGGGEA encoded by the coding sequence ATGGAAATGGTCGAGGTCGCCATCGAGCGCCGCCAGGGTCAGGGTAAGGGCGCGGCCCGCAAGCTGCGCAGGGCAGGGGTCATCCCCGCCGTGTTTTACGGCCCCAGGCGCACCACGGTGTCGATCGCGGTGCGCACCGAGGAGTTCGAGCGCAAGCTCTCACACCTCGAGGGCTCGCACTTGATCCGCCTGGTCAACGACGGCGGTAAGGACGCCGAGCTGCACGACAAGGCGGTCCTATTGCGCGAGATACAGCGCCACCCCGTGACGGGCGAGGTCCTGCACGCCGACTTCTTCGAGGTCGACCTGACCGAGCGCCTCACCGTCTCCGTGCCGCTCCGCTTCGTCGGCAAGGCGGCGGGCGTGGTCGAGGGCGGCATCCTCCAGCCCATCGTGCGCGAGGTCGAGGTCGAGTGCCTGCCGACAGAGATCCCCGAGTTCATCGAGGTGGACGTGTCACACCTCACTATCCACCAGGCCGTGCACCTCTCCGAGCTGAAGCTCCCGGAGGGCGTCACGGCGATGGGCGAGCCGACGCAGCCGGTCGTCTCCGTGCTGCCCCCGACGGTCGAGGAGGCGAAGCCCGCCGCCGAGGCGGCGGAGGCGGTGCCGGCCGAGGGCGCGCCGGCCGAGGGGGCCGCGGCGGCACCGGCGGCCGAGGCCGCGCCCGCCGAGAGCAAGGGCGGCGAGGCGAAGGGGAGCGAGGGAAGGGGAAGAAAGGGTGGGGGAGAGGCGTAG
- a CDS encoding aminoacyl-tRNA hydrolase, giving the protein MWVVVGLGNPGRRYAATRHNVGFRVVDRLAARWDAAVEREAHRALVGEARRAGERVLLVKPQTYMNESGEALASLARFYRVDPARVIAVHDDVDLEPGRVRIRRGGRAGGNRGVESLMAALGDPGFLRVKVGVGRPPAGAVPPSWVLSVPPADELATLASAEERATDAVELLVTDGPERAMNRINQREAPHGGPPL; this is encoded by the coding sequence GTGTGGGTGGTCGTCGGCCTCGGCAACCCGGGCCGCCGCTATGCCGCCACGCGCCACAACGTCGGCTTCCGAGTCGTCGACCGGCTGGCGGCGCGCTGGGACGCGGCGGTCGAGCGGGAGGCGCACCGGGCGCTGGTCGGCGAGGCCCGGCGCGCCGGGGAGCGCGTGCTGCTCGTGAAGCCGCAGACCTACATGAACGAGTCGGGCGAGGCGCTGGCGAGCCTGGCGCGCTTCTACCGCGTCGATCCGGCACGCGTGATCGCGGTGCACGACGACGTCGACCTCGAGCCGGGGCGGGTGCGCATCCGGCGCGGAGGCCGCGCCGGGGGCAACCGCGGCGTCGAGTCGCTGATGGCGGCGCTCGGCGACCCGGGGTTCCTGCGCGTCAAGGTCGGCGTGGGCCGGCCGCCGGCGGGGGCCGTGCCGCCGAGCTGGGTGCTCAGCGTGCCGCCGGCCGACGAGCTGGCCACGCTCGCTTCGGCCGAGGAGCGCGCCACGGACGCGGTCGAGCTGCTCGTCACCGACGGCCCCGAGCGGGCCATGAATCGCATCAACCAGAGGGAGGCACCGCATGGCGGACCGCCGCTATGA
- a CDS encoding inositol monophosphatase: MLAFERVAHTAAARAGALLRARYRERQEVTLKGEVDLVTATDREAERLIVEAITAAFPEHGIVAEESPPRPARDGHRWYVDPLDGTTNFAHGYPHFCVSIALACDDDLRLGLVYDPVREETFSALRGSGARLNGAPIGVSDTRVLEQALLGTGFPYDRRQHADFYLAFVAEALHRAQGVRRGGSAALDLCYVACGRLDAFWEWKLHPWDTAAGRLVVEEAGGRVTDFTGQPHRLGGEETAASNTHLHRPLLDMLAAVRGELAAGTPRPG; this comes from the coding sequence ATGCTGGCGTTCGAGCGTGTGGCGCACACCGCCGCGGCGCGGGCCGGAGCGCTCCTGCGCGCGCGCTACCGCGAGCGGCAGGAGGTGACCCTCAAGGGCGAGGTCGACCTGGTGACCGCGACCGACCGCGAGGCCGAGCGCCTGATCGTGGAGGCGATCACGGCGGCTTTCCCCGAGCACGGGATCGTCGCCGAGGAATCACCGCCGCGCCCCGCCCGGGACGGCCACCGCTGGTACGTCGACCCGCTCGATGGGACCACGAACTTCGCCCACGGCTACCCGCACTTCTGCGTGTCCATCGCACTCGCGTGCGACGACGATCTTCGCCTCGGCCTGGTCTACGACCCCGTTCGCGAGGAGACCTTCAGCGCCCTCCGCGGGTCGGGCGCGCGGCTGAACGGGGCGCCGATCGGCGTCTCGGACACCCGCGTCCTGGAGCAGGCCCTCCTCGGCACCGGCTTCCCCTACGATCGCCGCCAGCATGCGGACTTCTACCTCGCCTTCGTCGCCGAGGCGCTGCACCGCGCCCAGGGGGTGCGGCGCGGGGGGTCGGCCGCCCTGGACCTCTGCTACGTCGCCTGCGGGCGCCTCGACGCCTTCTGGGAGTGGAAGCTCCATCCCTGGGACACGGCCGCCGGGAGGCTCGTGGTCGAGGAGGCGGGCGGCCGGGTGACCGATTTCACGGGCCAGCCCCACCGCCTGGGCGGGGAAGAGACGGCAGCCTCGAACA
- the rpsR gene encoding 30S ribosomal protein S18: protein MAERDRERGERRGKGEGRGFRRRGMGRRKVCRFCADRSLLIDYKDSRVLGTFLSERGKIIPSRITGNCARHQRQLTLAIKRARTVALLPFTAAYP from the coding sequence ATGGCAGAGAGGGACCGCGAGCGCGGCGAGCGCCGGGGGAAGGGCGAGGGCCGGGGGTTCCGCCGCCGCGGCATGGGCCGGCGGAAGGTCTGCCGCTTCTGCGCCGACCGGAGCCTGTTGATCGACTACAAGGACTCGCGCGTCCTCGGCACCTTCCTGTCCGAGCGGGGCAAGATCATCCCGAGCCGCATCACCGGCAACTGCGCGCGGCACCAGCGGCAGCTGACGCTCGCCATCAAGCGGGCGCGAACGGTGGCGCTCCTGCCGTTCACGGCAGCCTACCCGTGA
- a CDS encoding ribose-phosphate pyrophosphokinase, translating to MKDEIKIFTGSANRPLAEAIGRYVGVPLGHAEIGRFSDGEVQVEITENVRGGDVFVIQSTCTPTNDHLMELLLMLDAFKRASARRITAVVPYYGYARQDRKVSPRVPISAKLVADLITTAGASRVLTVDLHAGQIQGFFNVPVDNVYATPVLLEYLRGRIGRRDVTVISPDAGGVERARAFAKRLDANLAIIDKRRARPNEVAEMQIIGEVDGRAAVIVDDMVDTAGTLSAAADAVRGAGAPLVLACATHPVLSGPAIPRLAQASFDELIVTDTIPLRPEATKLGKLRVLSVAPLLGEAIRRTHEEASISSLFI from the coding sequence GTGAAGGACGAGATCAAGATATTCACGGGGAGTGCGAACCGCCCGCTGGCGGAGGCGATTGGCCGCTACGTGGGGGTGCCCCTCGGCCACGCCGAGATCGGCCGCTTCAGCGACGGCGAGGTGCAGGTCGAGATCACCGAGAACGTGCGCGGCGGCGACGTGTTCGTGATCCAGTCCACCTGCACGCCCACCAACGACCACCTGATGGAGCTGCTGCTGATGCTCGACGCCTTCAAGCGGGCGTCGGCGCGGCGCATCACGGCGGTCGTGCCCTACTATGGCTACGCGCGCCAGGACCGGAAGGTGTCGCCCCGGGTGCCGATCAGCGCCAAGTTGGTGGCCGACCTGATCACCACTGCCGGCGCCTCGCGCGTGCTCACCGTCGACCTGCACGCCGGGCAGATCCAGGGCTTCTTCAACGTCCCGGTGGACAACGTCTACGCCACGCCCGTCCTCCTCGAGTACCTGCGCGGGCGGATCGGGCGGCGCGACGTGACCGTCATCTCGCCCGACGCGGGCGGCGTCGAGCGCGCGCGCGCCTTCGCCAAGCGCCTGGACGCCAACCTAGCGATCATCGACAAGCGGCGCGCGCGCCCGAACGAGGTCGCCGAGATGCAGATCATCGGCGAGGTGGACGGCCGCGCCGCGGTCATCGTCGACGACATGGTCGACACGGCGGGCACGCTCTCGGCGGCGGCGGACGCGGTGCGGGGCGCGGGAGCGCCGCTCGTGCTCGCCTGCGCCACCCACCCGGTCCTCTCCGGTCCCGCCATCCCCCGCCTCGCCCAGGCGAGCTTCGACGAGCTCATCGTCACCGATACGATCCCGCTACGCCCGGAGGCAACCAAGCTCGGCAAGCTGCGCGTCCTCTCGGTCGCGCCGCTCCTCGGCGAGGCCATCCGCCGCACGCACGAGGAGGCCTCCATCAGCTCACTCTTCATCTGA
- the rpsF gene encoding 30S ribosomal protein S6, protein MADRRYETLVLLHPDLGEPGAKELAERVKKLIEDQGATVAQVQEWGLRELAYLIGKQRRAFYVLFEYRSTSKALLEIERNLKLMDRVLRFVSVRQAENAPPAPQRPAARRPEREEPEFEGAAEFEGLNEEGS, encoded by the coding sequence ATGGCGGACCGCCGCTATGAGACGCTCGTCCTGCTCCATCCCGACCTGGGGGAGCCGGGCGCGAAGGAGCTGGCCGAGCGCGTGAAGAAGCTGATCGAGGACCAGGGCGCGACCGTCGCCCAGGTCCAGGAATGGGGGCTGCGCGAGCTCGCCTACCTGATCGGCAAGCAACGACGGGCGTTCTACGTCCTCTTCGAGTACCGTAGCACGTCGAAGGCGCTGCTCGAGATCGAGCGCAACCTGAAGCTCATGGACCGCGTGCTCCGCTTCGTCTCGGTGCGCCAGGCGGAGAACGCACCGCCCGCGCCGCAGCGCCCCGCCGCGCGTCGGCCCGAGCGCGAGGAGCCCGAGTTCGAGGGCGCGGCTGAGTTCGAGGGCCTGAACGAGGAGGGCTCCTGA
- a CDS encoding ACS family MFS transporter, whose amino-acid sequence MSASPRRFTLSAFCFTCLALSYMDRWNLSIAAPLLMKEFGWDETTMGLLQSVFFYGFTLTHLPGGWLADRFGGRRVLGAGTLGWTLATGVTPLGGSFAALAAARVALGLGEGLNMPSISSLVARWFPREERTRATVVNLTGIHTGTLVALPLSGWIAATWGWRPIFYIYALVGLVWVALWFLWAPEPPLTGAEPARVVRVPWALLLRRRAVWALLGTTFITNWTAWFMYSWVPTYFIQAHGFSLKGSGVVSAVPNLVMIAGGLVAGWVADRAIARGQPVTRVRKVMLVSGFAGATVFLLVLPHVPVGYAAVACLSGALACFALGASTVLVNSLDLSPRHAGVLVGLQGTAGNVAGMVSPVLGGAIVARTGDWNLNFYLIAALLVVGMVVWTRWASGEPITPARP is encoded by the coding sequence ATGAGCGCGTCGCCGCGCCGCTTCACTCTCTCGGCCTTCTGCTTCACCTGCCTCGCGCTCAGCTACATGGACCGCTGGAACCTCTCGATCGCGGCCCCGCTCCTGATGAAGGAGTTTGGCTGGGACGAGACCACCATGGGTCTCCTCCAGTCGGTCTTTTTCTACGGCTTCACGCTGACGCACCTGCCCGGCGGCTGGCTCGCGGACCGCTTCGGCGGGCGGCGCGTGCTGGGTGCGGGGACGCTTGGCTGGACGCTGGCCACGGGCGTGACGCCGCTCGGCGGCAGCTTCGCCGCCCTGGCGGCCGCACGGGTCGCGCTCGGCCTCGGCGAGGGGCTCAACATGCCCTCCATCTCCAGCCTGGTGGCACGCTGGTTCCCGCGCGAGGAGCGCACGCGCGCGACGGTGGTGAACCTGACCGGCATCCACACCGGGACCCTCGTCGCCCTGCCCCTCTCGGGCTGGATCGCCGCCACCTGGGGCTGGCGGCCGATCTTCTACATCTATGCCCTCGTCGGTCTCGTGTGGGTCGCGCTCTGGTTCCTCTGGGCCCCCGAGCCGCCGCTCACGGGCGCGGAGCCGGCGCGGGTTGTGCGCGTGCCGTGGGCCCTCCTCCTCCGCCGGCGCGCGGTCTGGGCGCTCCTCGGGACCACCTTCATCACCAACTGGACGGCCTGGTTCATGTACTCGTGGGTGCCGACCTACTTCATCCAGGCGCACGGCTTCTCGCTCAAGGGGAGCGGCGTGGTGTCCGCCGTGCCGAACCTGGTGATGATCGCCGGCGGGCTGGTGGCCGGCTGGGTGGCGGACCGGGCCATCGCGCGCGGGCAGCCCGTCACCCGCGTGCGCAAGGTGATGCTGGTCAGTGGCTTCGCCGGGGCGACGGTGTTCCTCCTCGTGCTACCGCACGTCCCGGTCGGCTACGCCGCCGTCGCGTGCCTGTCCGGTGCGCTCGCCTGCTTCGCGCTCGGCGCCAGCACCGTGCTGGTCAACAGCCTCGACCTCTCTCCCCGCCACGCCGGGGTGCTGGTCGGGCTCCAGGGGACGGCAGGAAACGTGGCCGGGATGGTGTCGCCGGTCCTGGGCGGCGCGATCGTCGCGCGGACGGGCGACTGGAACCTGAACTTCTACCTGATCGCCGCGCTCTTGGTGGTCGGTATGGTCGTGTGGACGCGCTGGGCGAGCGGGGAGCCGATCACTCCGGCTCGACCGTGA